tggctttagaaacgaaacaagttgcttgtgcagacgtagtaatagcttggctcatgtcaaggacgtacaaatcatttatccttggagccgacaagagaatccattcttttggaattttgaagccgggcttcagcacataacatccattagcatcaaagtgtactgaaaatttcttgtcacagatttgagaaacactaagaagattgtgatcaagttgttgcacaaaattgatcttgtcaaagctgacaatcccgttagatatcattccttcacccgtaatgtatccacctttatctccagcaaaagcaacataacctcctctaatagatttaacgtcgtagagaagcttcatgtcgcccgtcatgtgcctggatgccccactatcaacaatccaatgactactgatagttcctcctgaagcaccctgcacatgaactcaaatgattagttggagatggggacccaagccattgtggtcttgggtcttccattttcatcaatgacaataacttcttgtctttgatggttggtgaattgtgatggtccccctgattcagtaaccgtttttggtttccaagtctgtttggtttcaccagtgtttttctttaaaagtttaacTTCTTGAgaatttgaagttttagaattgtctggttttacaacaacagattgtttttgaaccgcatcagttttaatcgctttttctatctttttgacctgttggcgtttctgtttcttttccctttcttttacaatgcggggatcttgttttgtggaaacagttggcttacggtcagttttgccacggggatcatcaacctttcctttctgcttatgaagatatgggcagtttctaataatgtgcccaatggttccacactcaaaacatgatcttcgttctacaaaccccgaagaatcatgtgatcgtctagccgatgatgttgaactttgtgaacccgaggtactaggttttgaactgcttggttcatttcttttctcgacaatagctttcttgacaaaatctaagttagattgattttcaaacttttcaattttgtctgttcccgtcgatttcacaaagttaacattcttcttcttcttttggttcggcttcttgttagtttgagccggtgttttacctttaggtttggtgtgattttgctgtgttggcactgttggtaatttcttgttaccaaattgttttcgaatttcagcttttggaataggaggacactgtgtaactgtaactttaggtcctgcctttcccaagaacttactcgtcgaattctcaaagactttgcagattaaggattgattaacattcttaatgggaaaatctttgtctgagtaaattttatcatcaccaactagagtgtacagcaaattcacactctccggctctcctGCAGATGTGGACTCAGTTGCAATAGTCTTAGCGGGttgtacagggggatcacatagaatgtgattctcaagaggtatgtcctcatttttgactaccgcatcagactttgctgggacagtatcatcagattcatcatcagacgaatcagcatcctcaatcacaactggaggatcttgattctgttcagcactcacaaatgtatctgctgacacatctgaatctgaggatacttccttttggtatccgagtcctgcagcaaactccttaacatctagaggcacagaaggttcaaagaaaactctgtcctcttcatcaggcatggcgtcataattatgtctcactggtggtggacacttcttgtagcctatgcatgtgacatctctcttttccttctgaacgtcaatgatgtgatctaacacatagctagaactcaaataactgtctagcttgagttggatcgcatcactttcggttttcacacaagccatctctttttgcatactctcaaggcgagatatatacaaattaatatcagtttgttttcttgaaaccattttagtcagttcagttttatccttctttaacgtttcaattactgacttaaattctttttcatggttttcataaaacatgttggcttctgtgcatttagagaggtccacagtcaatttctgattgtggatgaatgtcacatcatatttctcttgcaaagcgtcatgcttactttgcaagtcactcaaattctcattcacaatagtatgtttgtcttgcaagtcaaacaaactagcttgtaaagcatcatgtttgccttgcaactcagacatacttttctcaagatcagcacatctatcatgcaacctagcacattcatcacaattaacagcagtgggttcatcgacacatacctgacttgatgaaccgtcgacattagccataaaggctgaatggagagaagacgaagtataagcagcttgatccaccagaatagatcttctttgagtttctgctgcagcttcctccaagagttcatcaatatctgcatcgattgctgcattcgatgtctcactcacataatcatcaccagaattggatgattcttcatcaacacttctgctgtacccagaagagtcttcatcttcagacgattcaccaccactggcagaagattctccaccactggtgtgaactagctccttcacaatctgagcaaaacatgctgttccatcaggagcatcaccacctaactggattgaccagtcacaaccttcatccacctgaactgcaagtgctcggttggtttggttgttgacaggcaccaatgtacgatcattgtttctgttctgctgattgccttggtttctgaaggggttttgattcccgtgctgggctggctttgtgcactcccttttgaaatgaccccgttcaccacagttgaagcacttaacagcttgcttatcgaacccatacttggtgtctcgcttgctttccaagctggttcttccagtactttccatccaatcctttgctcttctcacagcactcgcaaaggcccacttgatgtccatcaagtccatctcctctttatcaatctgcctgtaatcttcttgtgtcagattaatgttgccaatctgaccttctatcaacccacagtacgcgcttactacagtgttaagtagctccatgtgttccttagctacttctacactgactttagagaagcttgaagtgtcaagctgtactgtatttggctttgattgttggcctgcagatgatgttcctccataacacgcatattgtggttgttgagcaggaggaggaggtggttgtattggatttccatacagatctgtggttggaggcggctttataggaacttgcactggattgccatacatatccgtgcttgtgacaaacgctgtttgaagtggagcatgtgaaccggcttttgcagatgaagaagtggaggtgccataatacatctctggattctgtggcactgcaactctctttgccttcaacgtttcttcctgatccttgttctccagaagctgcacgaaatcgttgatatttgtagttctcaatgttccgttgtacttcaagatttccaggaagttattccattgaggaggcaatgcatcggcaaacttctttaccacctctgttggagtcgttgtgacttcaaagttcgtcagctcagtaagtagatgatagaaacggcttgtcatatctcccaaggactccttatccatacatgtgaagccatcgaattctttcttcagtagatctcgtcgtagttgacgtgtggcctcattacctactcctctcgtcttcaatgcatcccacaacttcttcgtagtcttgaaactgacgaactgatgataaatatccttgcttagtgcttgagtgagaatagcgtatgctttcttttctaagtcatacgtcttcttttgttcatcaggaagatcggcaaatgtagctgtcgaagaagcagcaacctcgatagtttgatcgaattccgtaatgaaccgcaaccacaactctgtattttgaccaagaatgtatgtatggaaacgatcaacccatcctggatattcatgaagatgcatcaactttggaggcctgttcaaacttccggtttcactttcgcttagtagaagactttgaatactcggagtttgatttgaaacaaacgcccattgaccagctggagtggcatttgcttgtgaggatgtagaaactggagattcggcccatgatggagattgactggtattcatgtattttccactgtctggagccggacttccccaccaactcggattcatgatagataagcaaaataaatgctaagtaagaaagatccgaaagatacacagccgaaggatcctggtcgaaggatctgaaatcacagaaacttgttaataacaaactgaccacaatcgaaagatataaccttgttcgaaggatcaacagtactcgaaagattactgttgactctcgaacaatgatttcgaaagattcaagaactcgaaagattccctttgaaagatccttatctttcgagccaaatccttatctttcgaataacagatctcgaaagattcaccaatacgaaggatcctaatctttcggacactaatctttcgaaaagattcctttctcgaaggatatgattcagacttcgaaggatgggtcgaaagataGTAATCTTTCGAGCCTTCGACAGATGTCGACAGATGTCGAAGGAtaatctttcgatgtcgaaagatatctttcgagagctctgacacaatctgatctgatgtgaaaggttggtgaaaaaggtgatggggtTGGTGAAGTtgctttcggcagaagggatgtttctGCACAACTTTCCACCAaccttttgactttcaaaaataatACCCAAAAAGGCAAAACCTTATCCTCAAGTCcagtcaccggaaacacaccggaataccaccggaaaacacaaagttttctaaaaaccaatttttatgttacccaacccaaccttgaacactcccggttagtttagacacgtttttactcaaagaaaaagcaagaaaacaagtaaaaacaggtgcaaaaccaagtgtttcaacacaccacaacttgtaaaaacccggttttaaacaaggttaagagccttagctctgataccacttgtaggtcccttttcgcggaggattacgaacctaaaccttgttatacaaacctactagcgagtgcggaatccaagctagcaagcaaaccgagttagtagcaagtagagaaacaaacacacaagttcaccgattaacacaacttgtattaatgcaatgagggttcggttacaagctcaatgtttacagaagtgttctataaactctctaagtgtgtgtgtgagttctgggcagaatgctctctaagctttcTATCTCTTGGGTGTGTAACAATGGcagaactaactcacactcaacacatgcatgggtatatatacccagctcagcaggtctgctcgaaggattcgacagatggtccgaaggatcatctgtcgaccacatgttacacgaaagatcagcgtggacctcgaaggatcatccttcgaggtctaatggacgaaccatggtcgaaccatatctttcgatcacctcgaaggatcagatgtatccttcgagtctatccttcgatcagaacaaaCATCTTTCTACctgttgactaagtcaaaccggaggatggttgactttgtcaacttacaggactgacatggacatcgtttacatacagaccgaatacagacaaagtacagacacaagtgcaccaacacatatCATTGACTTTAAACCAAATGTCATAATATAACAACATCGTCACGAACCACACTAATACCGTCTGAATTCAGTTATGAATAGGGTAACCAATTGTTGATTAGTTTTGTTTAGCCAATGTAACCAATTTGTTGATTGGCTGGTCTTGTGACTGAATAAAATAACTGAGCAACAAAAGTGACATTTGATTGGAAAATGAAATAAGTAATCACAATTCACAATGCTTACCTAAGAGTAATTTCTGGGTCTCAAGTGTTGGATTTAAAAACATGACATTTGAGCCAAAAAGAATAGATGAAAAATTAATGTTGGTGGCTGGAAGCCCCTGATGAAGAATTTCGGGTTTTTTTTTGTAATCAAATGTATAAAAACCAGTGAATCGTGAAAAGATATGCAATAAAAATGAGAATTAGATTAAATTTGGGATGAAGATGTTTGATTAGTTACTTCAAAGATGTTGAAATTTCATGCAACAACCAAAGCCAAGAGTTTTCACTGATGGACTGGATTGCATCTGCATATTTTATTTCTGCCAACCCATGACATGAATTTACAAGCTGCGATTCTTCGACGACTAAAGAGAAAGAGATTGCGAAAGAGTAAATGATAGATACTGAACCCATAGAGAAAGTTCTCTGGTCAGTCACACAGGAAATGCAAATAATATGAAAAAATTATACATATAAATACCCAAAAGTTGGCGCGTGTGCGCACATGCATACGTATATAAGTTTGTTTAAAAGTTTGGGTAGATTTAGTTAAAAATTTGCAAAACCAGGACTACGTTGATCTGGGTTAAAActtaaaaccaaaccaaaccaaaccaaaaaccatATTTGATACAGCTCCATTTTAAATCAGTTCGTTCAAACTTAATATTCAGTTACAAAATTGAGTAAACCCATGGTTAATAATAAAACACCCATTAAACTAACCGTAACATTAAAACCCCACACTAAGTTAAGCACAAATAAGAAAACAATAAAGAAATGGTTAAGAGCTGTTTAGAGCATTACAAAGATATCCAAAAAGTCACTCCAATAATTTAACAAAAGCATAAGAGTATATTAGGTACTGCCTAGAGAAGATTACCATGagtcaaaagataaaaagttCATGCAGGAAACAGCAGCTGCAGcttaaaaaaaaacactatttgTCTAATAGATCATAATAACCATCCATTTAGACTCCAAAATCAAGAAGGCTGGCAATCTGTCTTTAAAAGCATACTCTTATGTATTAATAAATATCATAGGGATCAGCGTAGTAATAGTCAGCGTCATAATACTCATTCTCTGTTACATAAATATAAGGGTAGTCTTCAAGAGAATCATTGGGAAGTTTAAGATATTTAATCTGTTTAGAACATTGTTTCCCTAGATCTCCCTTAGGTCTTGCGTAGTGGGGCGCGGCCAAGGGCCATAGCGCCGCTATGGCGCCGCCCACACCGCCCCCACCGGCGCTATGTTTCAAAAATGGGTGGAGGGCTTGAAAATTTTCGCGGCGTTATTGTTGTTTGATTAATTGAGTTGGCCAATCAAAAATAGAAgagtttttttatattaattaataaaacttaaaattattaaataggtaatgatgggtaggggctttatgactacggcctcaaattgcataacgccccataaagcccccttgctgacgtggcacgacacgtgtcgcataacgcccccaaaagggctttatgactacacatggccttaggCCTTGTGTAGTGGGGCTCCATCTCACCTCATAAAGCCCCATAAAGCCCTTGAACACCATTACGGGGGGCTTTATGAGATGAAAATGGGTATTGGGCGCTACTTTTTTCACGGCGTGAAGTTGTTTCCATtttccactttggtccctgcattttacactttggtccctgcattaaaacactttggtccctgcattttacactttggtccctgcattttacactttggttatgatgaggtagggctttatgactacgggctctagtgacataaagcccctgtgtgacgtggcacgacacgtgtcgcataacgcccacaaaagggctttatgactacacatgacCTTAAGATCAATGTAAAAGCATTGACGCAAGTCAAGTGTTTCAAGGTGATGACAGTTATCGAGAATCACACGCAACCCAACATTGGTCATCTTGTTTCCAATGAGTTCAAGGTGCCTTATCCCAAGCAAGTTTTGTCCAATAGCCATGGCTATCTCATTATATCTCGTTAAAGATCCTTCATCAGCATTAAACAATCTCCATCCTCTTTGATTCACTTTGAGTGTTTTTAGCATGGGGCAATAACGGCCAACAGTTTCAATCTCTTCTTTTGAGATTTCTATCTTGTAAAGGTTTAGTTCCTCCAACAATGGAAATTTCATCAAAGCAGCTGTAGTCAACTTTCCAGAGAAGAATTCATGTGCCATTTCAAGCCGTCTGAGCTGACTTGATCTGGACGGAAACAATCATAAAGAAACATCACTTTATGGTGCATATCTAAAAAAAGAAATGGTTCTAACTTCTAAGAAACAAGTTCAACAATCATAAAGAAACATCACTTTATGGTGCATAATGTCAAAGGGATACTATAGTTACAAAGTGCAAATAGCAAACTAAACAGTTAGC
Above is a window of Helianthus annuus cultivar XRQ/B chromosome 14, HanXRQr2.0-SUNRISE, whole genome shotgun sequence DNA encoding:
- the LOC110907755 gene encoding putative F-box/LRR-repeat protein 23, which produces MVPSELNLKQEERNWLDLPSDVMFNILNRIGMVDILENAQKVCTAWRKICKDPAMWRVINMNDLKGTSAEVLAVKMCKHAVDRSQGQLVDITIVSTYDADLHLYVADRSSQLRRLEMAHEFFSGKLTTAALMKFPLLEELNLYKIEISKEEIETVGRYCPMLKTLKVNQRGWRLFNADEGSLTRYNEIAMAIGQNLLGIRHLELIGNKMTNVGLRVILDNCHHLETLDLRQCFYIDLKGDLGKQCSKQIKYLKLPNDSLEDYPYIYVTENEYYDADYYYADPYDIY